Part of the Zingiber officinale cultivar Zhangliang chromosome 8A, Zo_v1.1, whole genome shotgun sequence genome, AGAACTACTAGATAAAGGATTCATTCGCCCAAGCTTTTCGCCATGGGGCGCATCGGTACTATTCGTGAagaaaaaagataaaaatatgagGCTCTGTATCGATTATCGAGAATTGAATAGAGTGACAATGAAGAACAAGTATTCTTTGCCCAGGATCgaagatttatttgatcagttgcaAGGGGCGTCGATATTCTCGAAGATAGATCTCCAATCAAGGTACCATCAGTTGAGGGTAAAAGAAATTGACGTGCATAAGATGGCTTTCAGGACtcgatatggacattatgagtttagGGTGATGCcattcggagtgacaaatgcctcGGCAatcttcatggatctcatgaatcgcGTGTTTCAACCATATCTTGATTAGTTCATTATTATATTCATGGATGACATTTTGATCTATTCGAGGAGCAGGGAGGAGCTTAGTCAACACTTGAGGACAACTTTGCAGATATTGCATGACCGAAAATTATTTGCAAAGTTTAGCAAgtacgagttctggttagagaagGTGGCATTCCTGAGTCACGTTATTTCAAAGGATGGGGTGGAAGCAGATCCTGCTAAAGTTGAGGCAGTTAAAGCAGTGCCTAAAAATACAACTGAGATACGTAGTTTCCTTAGGTTGGCGGGCTACTATCGGAAATTCATTAAGGGTTTTTCTTCCATTGCAGTGCCCTTGACTGCTCTGACGAAGAAGAATGCCAAGTTTACACGGGGAGTTGATTGTCAAGATAGTTTTGAGCGGTTGAAGCAAGCACTTACCACGCTGCCAGTTTTAGCCATGCCATCAGGACAGGGAGAATATGTGTTATATACGGATGCTTCAAAGCTAAAAGCTAGGTTTGGGAGTGGTTCTTATGCAGCGCGATCGAGTCATTGCATATGCATCACGACAATTAAAAGtgcttattaagggggagctttaatgtgcttatgttttatttatgcttgtgctcacttatgtttatctttattgcattatttttacttaactttgaatttcggttgccataatcaaaaagggggagattgttggtgcgggaagcatctgacgatcgaacccaagttttgataatggtaaagggatccaaagtt contains:
- the LOC122011240 gene encoding uncharacterized mitochondrial protein AtMg00860-like, with amino-acid sequence MDDILIYSRSREELSQHLRTTLQILHDRKLFAKFSKYEFWLEKVAFLSHVISKDGVEADPAKVEAVKAVPKNTTEIRSFLRLAGYYRKFIKGFSSIAVPLTALTKKNAKFTRGVDCQDSFERLKQALTTLPVLAMPSGQGEYVLYTDASKLKARFGSGSYAARSSHCICITTIKSAY